A stretch of Imperialibacter roseus DNA encodes these proteins:
- the arfB gene encoding alternative ribosome rescue aminoacyl-tRNA hydrolase ArfB — protein sequence MSYPASPAIQDILTELVFSATTGGGPGGQHVNKVSTKVTLRWSIQESAIISDEQKAILLSKLANKLTKEGELLLSSHESRSQLKNKEEVIRKLSSLIQQAFERKKARKPTKPGKAAVQRRIDAKKKLSEKKKWRRE from the coding sequence ATGAGCTATCCTGCCTCTCCGGCTATACAAGACATTCTTACGGAACTGGTTTTCTCGGCGACCACTGGTGGCGGGCCGGGTGGGCAGCATGTAAACAAAGTCAGCACGAAGGTGACCTTGAGGTGGAGCATCCAGGAGTCGGCAATAATCAGCGACGAACAGAAGGCCATTCTTCTTAGCAAGCTGGCCAACAAACTAACAAAGGAGGGTGAACTATTGCTGAGCTCGCATGAGAGTCGCTCCCAACTGAAAAACAAAGAGGAGGTAATAAGGAAACTTTCTTCGCTGATACAGCAAGCGTTTGAGCGAAAGAAAGCCCGTAAGCCTACCAAACCCGGCAAGGCGGCGGTGCAGAGACGCATAGACGCCAAGAAAAAGCTAAGTGAGAAGAAGAAGTGGAGGAGGGAGTAA